A single region of the Sorghum bicolor cultivar BTx623 chromosome 7, Sorghum_bicolor_NCBIv3, whole genome shotgun sequence genome encodes:
- the LOC8073515 gene encoding hydroxyproline O-galactosyltransferase HPGT1, whose translation MQIREGPARRQAPSAVGALRSPMSAMMLAMFATMASFYVAGRLWQDAQNRVYLIKELDRRTGQGQSAISVDDTLKVVACRQQGKRLASLEMELAAAKHEGFVGKYNPETNGTHSGKKPLIVIGIMTSFGRKNYRDAVRKSWLPTGSMLKKLEEEKGIVVRFVVGRSANRGDTFDREIDEENRSTRDFLILDDHIESDEEHPKKTKSFFANAADTFDAAFYAKVNDDIYINVDTLSAMLETHWDKPRVYIGCMKSGEVFSDSTHKWYEPDWWKFGDGKSYFRHASGEMFVISRAIAQFISINKSVLRTYAHDDVSVGSWMIGLAVKHVNEAKLCCSSWPSGAMCSAL comes from the exons ATGCAGATCCGGGAGGGCCCCGCGCGGCGGCAGGCGCCGTCCGCCGTGGGGGCGCTGCGGTCGCCGATGTCCGCCATGATGCTCGCCATGTTCGCTACCATGGCCTCCTTCTACGTCGCCGGACG ATTGTGGCAGGATGCTCAGAACAGAGTTTATCTCATTAAGGAGCTCGACAGACGAACAGGCCAG GGGCAATCAGCAATATCTGTGGATGATACCTTGAAGGTTGTTGCATGCAG GCAGCAAGGGAAGCGGTTGGCATCGCTTGAGATGGAGCTGGCTGCAGCAAAGCATGAAGGTTTTGTTGGCAAATACAATCCTGAGACAAATGGAACTCATTCTGGGAAAAAGCCACTGATTGTTATTGGAATAATGACTAGCTTTGGGAGGAAAAACTACCGTGATGCTGTCAGGAAATCATGGCTTCCGACAG GTTCAATGCTGAAGAaactagaagaagaaaaaggcatTGTAGTACGTTTTGTTGTTGGAAGAAG TGCAAATCGAGGAGATACTTTTGATAGGGAGATTGATGAAGAAAATAGGAGCACCAGGGATTTCTTGATCTTG GATGATCATATAGAGTCAGATGAAGAGCATCCTAAGAAGACAAAAAGTTTCTTTGCGAATGCAGCAGATACATTTGATGCTGCATTTTATGCTAAGGTCAATGATGATATATACATAAACGTTG ATACTTTGAGTGCAATGCTCGAAACTCACTGGGACAAGCCCCGTGTCTATATAGGCTGCATGAAATCGGGCGAGGTTTTTTCTGACTC AACCCATAAGTGGTATGAACCAGACTGGTGGAAATTTGGTGATGGGAAATC GTACTTCCGACACGCTTCTGGTGAAATGTTTGTCATATCAAGGGCCATAGCTCAGTTCATTTCTATAAACAA GTCTGTTCTCCGGACATATGCCCATGATGATGTTAGTGTAGGATCATGGATGATTGGCCTTGCTGTGAAGCATGTAAATGAAGCAAAACTGTGTTGTTCATCATGGCCCTCAG GTGCGATGTGTTCAGCGCTATAA
- the LOC8070018 gene encoding mitochondrial import inner membrane translocase subunit TIM17-3: MAMYNDIPDHRYRFINFVGDAFVVGAGCGSTFHFVKGFRSSPAKGGGGRLAAAVRAVCANTPRVSGSLGAAMAVICALESAVSLARQREDHWNSILAGTASYGLLNVHRGASAAALSALFGATFFTGLAGAYLAAESWHGRLIVSGREWRMKDGLPALVPIRRISIPAAATAVVHEDPATASAGTVE; encoded by the coding sequence ATGGCGATGTACAACGACATCCCGGACCATCGCTATCgcttcatcaacttcgtcggcGACGCCTTTGTGGTCGGCGCCGGTTGCGGCTCTACCTTCCACTTCGTCAAGGGGTTCCGCAGCTCGCCGGCCAAAGGTGGAGGTGGACGCCTGGCGGccgccgtccgtgctgtctgcGCCAACACGCCTCGCGTATCCGGGAGCCTCGGAGCCGCCATGGCCGTGATCTGCGCCTTGGAGAGTGCCGTCTCCCTCGCGCGCCAGAGGGAGGATCACTGGAACTCCATCCTTGCCGGCACAGCTTCCTATGGCCTACTGAACGTGCACCGgggcgcctccgccgccgccttgtCCGCCTTGTTCGGCGCCACCTTTTTTACGGGTCTTGCTGGCGCCTATCTGGCAGCTGAATCGTGGCACGGCCGGCTCATTGTGTCCGGCCGCGAGTGGCGAATGAAGGACGGCTTGCCAGCGCTGGTACCCATCAGGCGTATCAGTATCCCAGCGGCAGCGACCGCCGTGGTTCATGAGGACCCAGCCAcagccagcgccggcaccgtcgaGTAG
- the LOC8070017 gene encoding mitochondrial carrier protein MTM1, which yields MVGCSRGSLPTWMTAAAARVDLSGGVTPSHQGSSSPSPSSSGPAPSAGADQELGMFERALSAAGAAFVSAIIVNPLDVAKTRLQAQAAGVLYHQPAQMAALGPDAILSEFRCSPSCTRGLVLGSEPVCPPDCFQYKGTLDVFLKVVRQEGFVRLWRGTNAGLALAVPTVGIYLPCYDIFRNWIEDFTRSNAPGLTPYAPLVAGSVARSLACIACSPIELARTRMQAYKEFRPGVKPPGMWKTLVGVISPLASSSQNVQNYRVLWTGVGAQLARDVPFSAICWSTLEPMRRKLLGLVGEEGNAASVLGANFAAGFVAGSLAAGATCPLDVAKTRRQIEKDTEKAMRMTTRQTLTEIWRSGGMKGLFTGVGPRVARAGPSVGIVISFYEVVKYALHQRNTS from the exons ATGGTGGGCTGCTCCAGGGGCTCCCTCCCCACCTGGatgaccgccgccgccgcgcgggtCGACCTCTCGGGCGGCGTAACACCTTCGCACCAGGGGTCGTCCTCTCCGTCCCCCTCCTCCTCGGGTCCCGCTCCGTCCGCGGGGGCGGACCAGGAGCTCGGGATGTTCGAGCGCGCGCTCTCCGCCGCCGGTGCCGCCTTCGTCTCGGCTATCATCGTCAACCCTCTCGATGTCGCCAAG ACGAGGTTGCAGGCCCAGGCGGCAGGGGTGCTGTACCACCAGCCTGCCCAGATGGCGGCGCTTGGCCCGGATGCG ATCCTATCTGAATTCAGATGCTCTCCTTCATGCACACGTGGTCTTGTATTAGGAAGTGAGCCGGTTTGTCCTCCTGATTGCTTTCAGTACAAGGGAACACTTGATGTATTCTTGAAAGTGGTTAGACAG GAGGGGTTCGTTAGACTATGGAGAGGAACAAATGCAGGCTTAGCATTAGCTGTACCCACT GTTGGGATATACTTGCCTTGTTATGATATATTCCGCAACTGGATTGAGGATTTCACAAGAAGCAATGCTCCTGGCTTGACACCATATGCCCCGCTAGTAGCAGGATCTGTTGCACGTTCGTTAGCATGTATTGCTTGTTCTCCAATTGAGTTGGCAAGGACGCGTATGCAG GCATATAAAGAGTTTCGGCCTGGAGTGAAGCCTCCTGGAATGTGGAAAACCTTGGTTGGTGTCATCTCACCACTTGCAAGTTCAAGTCAGAatg TACAAAACTACCGTGTTCTGTGGACTGGGGTGGGTGCACAACTTGCTCGAGATGTTCCTTTCTCTGCTATATGCTGGTCAACTCTTGAGCCC ATGCGAAGAAAACTGCTTGGTCTTGTTGGAGAAGAAGGCAATGCAGCTAGTGTATTGGGAGCAAATTTTGCTGCTGGTTTTGTAGCGGGCAGTCTTGCTGCTGGTGCCACATGCCCTCTGGATGTTGCAAAAACAAGGAGACAGATAGAG AAGGATACTGAGAAGGCAATGAGGATGACTACAAGGCAAACATTAACTGAGAtatggag GTCTGGAGGCATGAAAGGGCTGTTCACTGGCGTTGGCCCACGTGTTGCACGCGCTGGTCCATCAGTTGGTATTGTCATTTCCTTCTACGAGGTTGTCAAGTACGCTCTTCATCAAAGGAACACCTCATGA